The nucleotide window ACTCTCCTGCATAACGTCATTAAGCTTCGCCTTTGTTATTGTGAAATAGTGACCTCTAGTGTTGAAAATCCTACAGATTGTTTCTTTAATTGATTTAGGCTGGATAAAATCTCActaattaataaaacattttaatctaAATTAATGAGCAACATCTATTGGGAACTCTTTATCAAAGATCTTTATTAGCCACACAGAAGTCAACTACAGGAGTCCGACCATCACACAAGTATCTTGGTTAGCAGTGTCAGGGCTAAGACTAGTGGATATAAAGACGGTGTACATGCTGAACTTTGGGTATCTGGATAACCATAATTGGTCCGGCAGGGGTTTTGGACCTCTTTAAGAGGGATGGGTACATCGTCTGGCGTGACACCATTAAGGCTGTCTCTGACCTATTGAAACATAAAAGGTACCGTTAGGGATCGTACGGTAGTATATTGAGCGAATAAAGCCTACtgttatgtgtttgtgtgtgtttacccTCTCAACCTCTCTGAACACCCTCAGCAGGTTTCTTCCCAGAGCGTCTTTAATCTCATCATCTGTCCAACCACGCCTAAGAAGTTCAATTACCAGGTCAGGATACTTTGACACGTCCTCCAAACCATCTGGTACACTATTCAAAAGCATGCATTATTTATTAATGGTTATTTATACAGATTTGTTCATCTCTCAGTCTTAAAGTGTTTCTAATGGCATAAAGTAGCTACATACAGTAGGGTGAATTGCCCTAATGTGGGACATCACAATTATcatattgtattttttgtctGATAAAGTTCAATTATCCATGTTTCATTTATTCAAGAGAATTTACTAcctaactcattccccgccatgcttttttaaaaagtttgccCGCTAGCATtgtttttcaaacaaacaataaacaaacaaacaaacaaaacggagagaattttttttatctatctatatctTTTTCTCTGCTATAAACTAtactaaaatatgtttttttttttttacagtgtaattatataattaaatacTAAGTAATATAAAGTAACAACATGTACTTATTATAGGGTTAGGGTAGGGAtcagggtttggtttagggttagttgcatgtaattatgcttGATTAAACATTATTACTATAATAAGTACATGTAACTTGTGTACCAaagacactgtaaaataaagtgttaccacatttttagcaaaaagctgaaataattgcatttttgtgaaggaattttgttaaaaaTCAGATTCAACGATTATCAAAACGTACAGAGagtattaaattaataaatatttttttgcttcagtttttttataaattggattTATaaagtggataatcgcggtattacagataaccataaaaactcatcaggaacacgttttttcatgcaaatgttttcttttaattgacgagataactcgtcagtggcggggaaagagttaagaagaTTTTACTATTTTACATGAATCAAGTTGATTTTGGTCTTTTATCAAAGACTGTCCACTGTCCCACATTAGGAAGCTGCAGATTTTCTCAGACGACTTGCAGGAAGAGTATCAATTTGTCTATAACTACTTTTATAAATGTGTTATCTGCATTTTCTTCTTTTGGTTTGTTTAGGACAcatccagtttttttttaaatggtattGGGtgtgcatttaatattttggcaCATCACAATATGTCACAGAAGTTTGACATTCAAAATAATGTCCCACATTAGAGCAATTCACTCTTATAAATGCAACACCACATTTTACTGCAGATTTAATTTGgccaaaacatttttagttttacGCATTTGTCaggcacttttatccaaagcaacctaCAGGGAAttcaaattatgttttttatcaaaattgcatttttaaaggtcaccaccccagtgacagctttatACCTTTATTCTGAGATCATTTATCAGCCATGCTTACCGTGGTACGCCATCATAATCTCCTCCGAATCCAATGATACTAGAGCCGGCCACTTTCTTGATGTGGTCGAAGTGATCTGAAATGTGCATGTATGGTAAAAATGTAGATATATGTTAATGTTATGATTCATATAgagtaatatttattaatgtAGGCAGCAGATCAGGGTAGATGTACTTGTTGAGTAGATGCTTACCAGCCACATGAGAGAGGTTAGCTGCTTTCTGGCAGGTGACGTAATCATTATAAAAATTGATCATGACAATCCCGTTCTTGTTTTTCTAAACattaaagaaaattaatatatgATCATGATGCTAACAATACATAGATTAAAAACGTAtaagttgtgtttttaaatgcaacactgtaaaaaaaatcagtagaaattacaatgttatttcagctgggttgccggtaatttaccgtagatttacatttatgttatttactggcaagagtttgttcaaagttaaataaattttaaatattaacaagtctttatctttacagaataaaactatacaataacagcctcatgcaaagcattctgggaaccagaaatcatcatcaacctttttctgttttttgcttcagattttgtttcccagaatgttttgcttgatgctgtttttttagttttactctgtaaagacaaagacttgtaaatgtttaatgttcatttaactttgaacaaaatattgccagtaaaaaacatgaatttaaatctacggtaaattaccggcaacccagctgcaatttctactgaatttttttacagtgaatgtaATTCACTtaggataaaagcatctgacaAATGCATCTAAACAACAAAGTAAAATAGCTTTCCCCTGTAAAGAAGTTTCCATAAAGttttctgggtggttgctaaattgaaaatgtcaaaggtttaaggaaacagacatactgataaaatgcattCCCTGAAAGTCGCTTTGCATAAATGTTATAATTGACTATAAATGTCCCATGCCAGAATGTCACACCCTTAAGTCTTTATGGCATAATTTTATCTCTTTATTGTAACCCAAACAACACCCACACTTAACAAGAAAGACAAATCATTCATATTAACTGTTAAAAGAGTTACTCGCTAAAGTTCAAAACGGGTCATTACAGGTCAAAAGTTTGTTTGAATGCCTGATATTCGATTTCTTGCTGTAGTTTTTCTAAACATACATCATTAATCCCAtaggtaaaaaaatatatatttaaaatacattacaaaatatacaaagaaatggcaaaaactacattttgaaaaatgttttaacaaaaatatatttttcatcaatatattttttgtatatttgaaatatattttaaaaataaatatattttaaagcatttaaaatatttagccCTCCATATTTCAAaccaaggaaatatattcacaTTGCATTGGAAGAAAATGTTACAAAACTTTTATAACAGGTTTGAAtaggtttaaattaaatatattttcaacttcaaTAATATACTTTATAAGATACACTTGTATTAAGCATATATTTTGGCCAAAATAAATATTCTTgccatatgggttgtaaaattagaaatgtatttgcttgcccttgatatacattttgaaatatatgtgaatatatgaaggttaaaactaaatctattttcaaatatatttaattaagtttcactttctacaaaatgtatatttagcatatttaaatttttggccaggtaaattattttttttgctgtaataaaCATTGTAAAAACTGTTGTGTGTGTACATGACATCTCACTTCTCTTTATGAAGTGAAATACGGCTTCTGGAGCACTGCTGGTTAACCTCAGGGTTCTAACTAAAAGCTGAAACTTGTGATTACGCAAATTGTTGATAACATTCGTCTTTTGACTTTGTATTTATTTCTGCTGtgtgaaatttaaataaaacctgAGCAAAAAAGTCTAATGTTCTGACGGTCAAAGTGTTTTCTCTGAAGGCCGTGTTTTATCTTTTATAGCTGCTTTTATATAAGTAAATAAGTAACATATTGATACTTTTTATGAATATGACAGTAAGTCATTCATTATACAATCGTAAAACGTATTGTGTAATTTTGATCTTTATGCATTAGGACCTCTGGAGGTTATAAAGTGGTTGTTGACTCACCACTTCTCGAAGAACATCATCAGGAACATTTCTCTTGTGTGGACAGATGCTGTATGCAGACGAATGACTGAAGATAATGGGGGCTTTAGAGATCTCCAGAACCTGCTTCATCACCTTTTCAGATACGTGAGCCAGATCCACCAACATTCCAATACGATTCATTTCAAAGACCACTTGCTGAGAGAGTTAAAGGATTTGTTTACCATATAAACATCCATACACAACCATAAGAAAGTATGTAGCATAATAAAGCGAAAGACACGGTGGGTGTTTAAGGGGATTTGGACACTTTAGACACACTTACTGTATACAGTAGTAGGGAAGTCACAACCTCAATGAAAACCACCACTAACCTCACCCCTAAACCTAACATCACAACCAGGTCAAAACTCAGCAAGCCATAGGGcctctggggcctcatttataaaatgctgcttaaaaaccatcctacatttaatctttaagatcatttatcaaaaatgcatgcataAAACGAACGTACACACAGAAAACGCGTGTACCCGTTTCCTTCAAATGATCTTGAAAATTAACTTGAATTTAGTTGCATGTCgtttttgtcaaaataatttgTGAGATGTCTGATATTTCACAATGCAAGCAACAGTGATTAGtatttggtttcatttatttatttatttttgggctgaCAGTAAAATTGCATGACATGAGATTTTGTTTGAAAGTCATTAAATAATATATCAAACTGTATAGCCAAGTCAGTGAAATGCTGATATCTGgatatttgaaaataatttgtttgaaaaaaaaaacgtggttTGCTAATTCATACTGTACAGCTTTAATATTCATATAATTTTATGTCTGGCTTAAGTGTCCAAATACCCAAGCATTATTTTGCACTAAAAGATGGCTTGCCTTTCCTGTGTTCAGTGATATTTTACTGTTAAATTGAtaagtttataaaatattaacaccatttcaacccagcactgggtcaaaaagggacgaacccagccattgggttaaaggtgcagtgtgtaaattttagcagcatctagtggtgaaatgttgaattgcaaccaatggctcagtccacaacTCAaacctcgcttttgaaacacatagagaagctactgtagccaccaccggacaaacatgtcatcgtcggagacaacttagtaaaaaaagtttgtcatttaagggcttctgtagaaacatggcggcccaaaatggcgacttccatgtaaggggaccctcggtgtatgtagataaaaacatctcattctaagttaacaaacacataacagttcattatgaaaggtctttatacacccctgataatatagttttgtatattattttgcatttctgtcaaaagattcttttaaaaattacacactgcacctttaaatcaaccagataattttttatatttgacctaacaatgggttaaaacagctAAGCATTTtggtttgaaacaacccagcaaaggTTACAGCTGCTGTGTGTGGATATTAGCGTTaactagtggtgagattgtaaagtgtaaccaatggcttagtccagtaaaatgtacacattgcacctttaatggcTGTAtattagggatgtcccgatccgatatGCTGGATCGGTATCGAGGCCGATCCGGGCTTTTTGGCTGGATCAGACATCGGATCTAGGACCGACAACATGACCGATCCAATTCTGAAATGTGCGTTAGCCAGGGTTTTTACTG belongs to Paramisgurnus dabryanus chromosome 2, PD_genome_1.1, whole genome shotgun sequence and includes:
- the dpep1 gene encoding dipeptidase 1, whose protein sequence is MTMDLIRTVCLMLCAFTVNSIANELKDRALKLMAETPLIDGHNDLPWQLRNKFNNQLNETNLYTLNSTHTNIPKIKAGHLSAQFWAAYVPCDTQYKDAVRQTLEQIDVIHRMCQKYPEVFTFAASSQDIEDAFKQNKTACLIGVEGGHSIDSSLGTLRLMYQLGVRYLTLTHSCNTPWVDNWLVDTDSETAVHDGLSEFGKQVVFEMNRIGMLVDLAHVSEKVMKQVLEISKAPIIFSHSSAYSICPHKRNVPDDVLREVKNKNGIVMINFYNDYVTCQKAANLSHVADHFDHIKKVAGSSIIGFGGDYDGVPRVPDGLEDVSKYPDLVIELLRRGWTDDEIKDALGRNLLRVFREVERVRDSLNGVTPDDVPIPLKEVQNPCRTNYGYPDTQSSACTPSLYPLVLALTLLTKILV